The Primulina eburnea isolate SZY01 chromosome 6, ASM2296580v1, whole genome shotgun sequence genome contains a region encoding:
- the LOC140835466 gene encoding uncharacterized protein has translation MARTRRTDQGDPHAQGDGGQTSRQANVNNTGPNITLTPEELKRMMADAVALYAAGKEVSRPVTPPGDKQGDKQGHEEEQEQERREKEVTGEDEESSAGSKSPTMAEELSNLRQKMKVLEGQLEERSVARTILRGCPFADIIVREPLPGNFKSAKVKDYDGNADPEEHLARFENTAMLHCYTDRIKCKVFLTTLVDSAQRWFEGLASQSINSFQDFQRVFLHHFSSSKKYKKTAFSLFEVKQSPEESLRAYIKRFNRVALDVPSCATETKTTAFTQGLREGEFFKSLTKKVPGDFEDLLSRAEKYINMEEAQKQKREAVRKERGDRVSKPEERGQKRGNPGHFSHHVPLKIAREREVQECSRDLAPDHQLARPEKTGFCALHKLGYHNTEDCKVLKGNYVAPSFPKPTINTQMSRVPPWASRQPGSSSQRGGVRNNSRTEPGRRRGPEPEQRKKSPPVVGTIKMISGGSTDGDSNRARKSRSRKECLEVEGMRGNEAVISFGPEDLKGVNLPHNDALVIQARVANYDILRVFVDSGSSVNVIFQDAFEQMDLQGYHLETVETALFGFAGHMVYPEGEIILPLTLGSHDLKKTVMTSFTVVNSPSSYNIILGRPAMNELRAVASTYHQKIKFPVGARVGEVRGDQPSSRKCYVEAVRADRSRFKREGKRVRTGERIVEEGEIHFVAEEEQEAVEVGPGQQIRVARDLSMTTRVSLIKCLKTNIHVFAWSQQELTGISPLISEHHLNIIPGSHPVKQKKRHFGPEKDRVISEQIKELLKAGHIREIQFPTWLSNVVLVPKSTGKWRMCVDFRDLNKACPKDHYPLPRIDQLVDSTSGYELLSFMDAYQGYHQIPLAKKDQDKASFVTSGGTFCYVVMPFGLKNAGATYQRLMDKVFEKQLGRNVEVYVDDILSKDPGGHYFY, from the coding sequence ATGGCTCGTACAAGAAGAACCGATCAGGGTGATCCTCATGCCCAGGGGGATGGGGGACAGACTTCGAGACAAGCCAATGTCAATAATACTGGGCCAAACATTACCCTGACTCCTGAGGAGTTAAAAAGAATGATGGCTGATGCCGTCGCGTTATATGCAGCTGGAAAGGAGGTCTCTCGACCTGTTACACCACCCGGTGATAAACAGGGTGATAAACAAGGACATGAAGAGGAGCAAGAACAGGAGAGGAGGGAAAAGGAAGTAACAGGGGAAGATGAGGAGTCTAGCGCCGGATCCAAATCTCCTACCATGGCAGAGGAATTGTCAAATTTACGGCAGAAGATGAAGGTCCTCGAAGGACAGTTGGAAGAACGAAGCGTTGCCCGAACAATCTTGAGAGGATGTCCGTTCGCAGACATCATAGTCCGGGAACCTCTTCCCGGGAATTTCAAGTCCGCCAAAGTAAAAGATTATGATGGCAACGCTGACCCAGAGGAACACTTGGCCAGATTTGAAAATACGGCCATGTTGCATTGCTACACTGACCGAATTAAGTGTAAAGTATTCCTAACGACGTTGGTGGATTCAGCTCAGAGGTGGTTCGAAGGCCTGGCATCCCAGAGTATTAACTCCTTTCAGGATTTCCAGAGGGTGTTTTTACACCATTTCAGTAGCAGCAAGAAGTACAAAAAGACTGCTTTTAGTCTTTTTGAGGTGAAGCAGAGTCCCGAGGAGAGTTTGCGGGCTTACATCAAAAGGTTCAACAGAGTGGCTCTAGACGTCCCATCTTGTGCCACCGAGACCAAGACTACTGCCTTCACCCAGGGTCTGAGAGAGGGTGAATTCTTTAAATCGCTAACCAAAAAAGTGCCCGGGGATTTTGAGGATCTGTTATCCCGGGCAGAGAAGTACATAAATATGGAGGAAGCCCAGAAACAGAAGAGGGAAGCAGTGAGGAAAGAAAGGGGAGACCGGGTATCCAAACCCGAGGAGAGGGGACAGAAGAGGGGCAATCCAGGGCATTTCTCTCATCATGTGCCTCTGAAGATTGCCCGAGAGAGGGAGGTGCAGGAGTGTAGTAGGGATTTAGCTCCGGATCATCAACTGGCTCGGCCAGAGAAGACAGGATTTTGTGCGCTTCACAAATTAGGCTATCATAATACTGAGGATTGCAAAGTTCTAAAGGGAAATTATGTTGCGCCTTCCTTCCCAAAGCccactatcaatactcaaatgtCTAGGGTGCCGCCGTGGGCATCCCGACAGCCCGGATCTAGTTCTCAGAGAGGAGGTGTGAGAAACAACTCTAGAACCGAGCCCGGAAGAAGAAGGGGGCCTGAACCTGAGCAGAGAAAGAAGTCACCCCCCGTTGTAGGGACAATTAAAATGATATCCGGAGGCTCTACTGACGGAGACTCCAATCGGGCAAGGAAGTCAAGAAGTAGGAAAGAGTGCTTGGAGGTGGAAGGAATGAGGGGCAATGAGGCAGTCATCAGTTTCGGCCCGGAAGACCTGAAAGGGGTGAATCTACCCCACAACGATGCCTTGGTGATCCAAGCCCGGGTGGCGAATTATGACATTCTGCGGGTTTTCGTAGATTCAGGCAGTTCTGTGAATGTAATTTTCCAAGATGCTTTTGAGCAGATGGACTTACAGGGCTATCACCTGGAAACAGTGGAAACTGCTCTTTTTGGTTTCGCCGGACACATGGTTTATCCAGAGGGGGAGATTATTTTGCCGCTGACTCTGGGCTCTCACGATCTAAAGAAAACAGTGATGACTTCTTTCACTGTGGTGAACTCCCCGTCATCATATAACATTATCCTGGGGAGGCCGGCTATGAATGAGTTAAGGGCTGTAGCGTCTACCTACcaccagaaaataaaatttcctgTGGGAGCAAGGGTAGGAGAAGTTCGGGGAGATCAACCCTCTTCTCGAAAGTGTTATGTAGAAGCGGTCCGGGCGGATCGGAGCAGATTTAAGAGGGAGGGGAAGAGAGTTAGGACAGGAGAAAGAATAGTGGAGGAAGGGGAGATCCACTTTGTGGCAGAAGAAGAGCAGGAGGCGGTGGAAGTGGGGCCGGGACAGCAAATCCGGGTGGCTCGGGATCTCAGCATGACCACCCGGGTAAGTTTAATTAAGtgtttaaaaactaacattCACGTATTTGCCTGGTCCCAGCAGGAGCTTACGGGGATTTCTCCCCTTATATCGGAGCATCATTTGAACATCATCCCGGGATCTCACCCCGTGAAGCAAAAAAAGAGGCATTTTGGTCCTGAAAAGGACAGGGTCATATCCGAACAAATAAAGGAGCTCCTGAAGGCAGGGCACATTCGGGAGATTCAATTCCCTACGTGGCTTTCCAATGTGGTTTTAGTACCTAAATCCACTGGCAAATGGCGCATGTGCGTAGATTTTCGTGATCTAAACAAAGCATGCCCCAAAGATCATTATCCACTGCCCCGGATTGACCAGCTGGTAGATTCCACTTCTGGTTATGAGCTGCTGAGCTTCATGGATGCGTACCAGGGGTATCATCAAATTCCCCTGGCCAAAAAAGATCAAGATAAGGCCAGTTTCGTCACctcgggaggtacattttgttatgtTGTAATGCCTTTCGGGTTGAAAAATGCAGGGGCCACCTATCAGCGTCTTATGGATAAAGTATTCGAGAAGCAGCTGGGGCGGAACGTAGAggtctatgtggatgatatctTAAGCAAAGACCCGGGAGGTCACTACTTTTATTGA
- the LOC140834191 gene encoding thioredoxin-like 3-3 produces the protein MQFPVEISSENYLSRRKKSNMKKEAELGGTAEEQKGKEGAEDSFSELKLNKNSQRNLVSATSDDSLKEIFRKIKTSKFPAVINYGASWCGVCSQILPTFRELSGKFPKLSFVYADIDECPETTRHIRYTPTFHFYRDGERVDEMFGVGEERLQDRLWLHS, from the exons ATGCAGTTTCCTGTCGAAATTTCATCGGAAAATTACTTGTcaagaagaaaaaaatcaaatatgaaGAAAGAAGCTGAGTTGGGTGGAACTGCCGAAGAACAAAAGGGAAAGGAAGGCGCAGAAGATAGCTTCTCAGAGTTGAAATTGAACAAAAATTCTCAACGTAACCTTGTTAGTGCCACTAGCGATGATAGTCTCAAGGAAATCTTTCGAAAAATCAAAACTTCAAAATTCCCT GCAGTAATCAACTACGGTGCATCGTG GTGTGGAGTGTGCAGTCAGATACTTCCTACATTTCGCGAACTAAGCGGCAAATTTCCAAAGCTTTCGTTCGTGTACGCCGACATAGATGAGTGTCCGGAAACTACTCGACATATTCGATACACGCCCACCTTTCATTTCTACAGAGATGGTGAAAGAGTTGATGAGATGTTTGGTGTCGGAGAAGAGCGTCTGCAGGATCGGCTCTGGCTTCATTCTTGA
- the LOC140834192 gene encoding uncharacterized protein isoform X3, translating to MGGCASKPRKKLKSKAKYLYKSCKFRRKVAPSTLIGHNMDGEVYSGDFTFRDFVTTDTHNREMTSSRRSQVPNCSFHPPDRLQRNHKDVGPNAEKRQEEEWFDSRSVLDSDAEDDFVSVDGDGFTLLDSATLRTSKSPVTQNESNSCFTDNGCNQQKRDCCKTEVFSSGEEYVKYDIKKKQIVHNSCLAKAEETCTKRMIVDLEHFGDKHEESKPDHSLTQFRSSENVSDLNQAPAFSGSTSIRKKALFMVTAVKRKHNDEDGQIDLHKSSSKRCLDHPRAGFLIPVSLEEKPNQCCWCPVPPSAFKLRGENYFRDKKKYPAPNHSPYVPIGIDLFASPRKIHHIAQHIELPFLGSECEVPSILIVNIQLPAYPATMYGDSDGEGINLVIYFKLLENFEKETSPLFVESIKKLVKNEMEVVKGFPKESVVPYRERLKIMVNPINPEELGLSSAERKLVQAYKDKPVLSRPQHSFYKGPNYFEIDLDVHRFSYICRKGLQAFRERLKNGIFDLGLTIQAQKSEELPEKVLCCVRLNKIDLVNLGLMPTLATALCNE from the exons ATGGGTGGCTGTGCATCAAAGCCGCGTAAAAAACTGAAATCCAAGGCAAAGTACTTGTACAAGTCATGCAAGTTTCGCAGGAAGGTCGCCCCATCAACTTTGATAGGCCACAATATGGATGGGGAAGTTTACAGTGGTGACTTTACTTTCCGAGATTTTGTTACGACTGACACTCATAACAGGGAAATGACGAGCTCCAGGAGATCTCAGGTGCCGAATTGCAGTTTCCATCCGCCTGATCGGTTGCAGAGGAACCATAAAGACGTTGGCCCAAATG CAGAAAAGCGGCAAGAGGAAGAATGGTTCGATTCTCGAAGCGTCCTTGATTCTGATGCTGAAGATGATTTTGTTAGCGTTGATGGAG ATGGTTTCACATTATTAGACAGTGCAACCTTGAGAACATCAAAAAGCCCCGTGACTCAAAATGAAAGCAACTCATGCTTCACAGATAATGGATGCAATCAACAAAAGAGAGATTGCTGTAAAACCGAAGTTTTTTCTAGTGGTGAAGAATACGTAAAATATGacattaaaaagaaacaaattgtTCATAATTCATGCCTGGCAAAAGCTGAAGAAACCTGCACCAAGAGGATGATAGTGGATTTAGAGCATTTCGGAGATAAACATGAAGAAAGCAAACCAGACCATTCATTGACGCAGTTTCGTTCTTCAGAGAATGTGTCGGACTTAAATCAGGCTCCAGCATTTTCAGGATCAACATCAATACGAAAGAAGGCATTATTTATGGTGACTGCTGTAAAGAGGAAGCATAATGATGAAGATGGTCAGATAGATCTCCATAAAA GTTCCTCCAAGAGGTGTTTAGATCACCCTAGAGCAGGTTTCCTAATTCCAGTCTCATTGGAGGAGAAGCCAAATCAATGCTGCTGGTGCCCTGTTCCACCTTCTGCCTTTAAGCTACGCGGGGAGAATTATTTCAG AGATAAGAAGAAGTATCCCGCTCCCAATCACAGCCCATACGTTCCTATTGGCATTGATTTATTTGCCTCCCCTCGGAAGATACATCACATTGCACAGCACATTGAACTACCCTTTCTCGGATCAGAATGTGAAGTACCTTCAATACTCATCGTTAACATACAG CTTCCTGCATATCCTGCTACCATGTATGGAGATAGTGATGGGGAAGGGATAAACCTTGTGATATATTTCAAATTGTTGGAAAATTTCGAGAAAGAAACTTCTCCTTTATTTGTGGAAAGTATAAAG AAACTTGTTAAAAATGAAATGGAAGTGGTGAAGGGATTTCCAAAGGAGTCTGTAGTCCCTTACAGAGAAAGGCTAAAGATAATGGTCAATCCCATAAATCCTGAAGAACTTGGCTTGAGTTCTGCAGAAAGAAAGCTTGTGCAAGCATACAAGGATAAACCGGTGCTTTCACGTCCCCAGCATTCTTTCTACaag GGACCTAATTACTTTGAGATTGACCTTGACGTACATCGGTTCAGCTATATATGTAGGAAAGGACTTCAAGCATTTAGAGAAAGATTAAAAAATGGGATATTTGATCTTGGACTAACAATTCAG GCACAAAAGAGCGAGGAACTGCCTGAGAAAGTTTTGTGTTGTGTTCGACTAAACAAGATCGATCTTGTAAATCTTGGACTGATGCCAACACTTGCAACTGCTCTCTGTAATGAATAA
- the LOC140834192 gene encoding uncharacterized protein isoform X4, with translation MGGCASKPRKKLKSKAKYLYKSCKFRRKVAPSTLIGHNMDGEVYSGDFTFRDFVTTDTHNREMTSSRRSQVPNCSFHPPDRLQRNHKDVGPNAEKRQEEEWFDSRSVLDSDAEDDFVSVDGDGFTLLDSATLRTSKSPVTQNESNSCFTDNGCNQQKRDCCKTEVFSSGEEYVKYDIKKKQIVHNSCLAKAEETCTKRMIVDLEHFGDKHEESKPDHSLTQFRSSENVSDLNQAPAFSGSTSIRKKALFMVTAVKRKHNDEDGSSKRCLDHPRAGFLIPVSLEEKPNQCCWCPVPPSAFKLRGENYFRDKKKYPAPNHSPYVPIGIDLFASPRKIHHIAQHIELPFLGSECEVPSILIVNIQLPAYPATMYGDSDGEGINLVIYFKLLENFEKETSPLFVESIKKLVKNEMEVVKGFPKESVVPYRERLKIMVNPINPEELGLSSAERKLVQAYKDKPVLSRPQHSFYKGPNYFEIDLDVHRFSYICRKGLQAFRERLKNGIFDLGLTIQAQKSEELPEKVLCCVRLNKIDLVNLGLMPTLATALCNE, from the exons ATGGGTGGCTGTGCATCAAAGCCGCGTAAAAAACTGAAATCCAAGGCAAAGTACTTGTACAAGTCATGCAAGTTTCGCAGGAAGGTCGCCCCATCAACTTTGATAGGCCACAATATGGATGGGGAAGTTTACAGTGGTGACTTTACTTTCCGAGATTTTGTTACGACTGACACTCATAACAGGGAAATGACGAGCTCCAGGAGATCTCAGGTGCCGAATTGCAGTTTCCATCCGCCTGATCGGTTGCAGAGGAACCATAAAGACGTTGGCCCAAATG CAGAAAAGCGGCAAGAGGAAGAATGGTTCGATTCTCGAAGCGTCCTTGATTCTGATGCTGAAGATGATTTTGTTAGCGTTGATGGAG ATGGTTTCACATTATTAGACAGTGCAACCTTGAGAACATCAAAAAGCCCCGTGACTCAAAATGAAAGCAACTCATGCTTCACAGATAATGGATGCAATCAACAAAAGAGAGATTGCTGTAAAACCGAAGTTTTTTCTAGTGGTGAAGAATACGTAAAATATGacattaaaaagaaacaaattgtTCATAATTCATGCCTGGCAAAAGCTGAAGAAACCTGCACCAAGAGGATGATAGTGGATTTAGAGCATTTCGGAGATAAACATGAAGAAAGCAAACCAGACCATTCATTGACGCAGTTTCGTTCTTCAGAGAATGTGTCGGACTTAAATCAGGCTCCAGCATTTTCAGGATCAACATCAATACGAAAGAAGGCATTATTTATGGTGACTGCTGTAAAGAGGAAGCATAATGATGAAGATG GTTCCTCCAAGAGGTGTTTAGATCACCCTAGAGCAGGTTTCCTAATTCCAGTCTCATTGGAGGAGAAGCCAAATCAATGCTGCTGGTGCCCTGTTCCACCTTCTGCCTTTAAGCTACGCGGGGAGAATTATTTCAG AGATAAGAAGAAGTATCCCGCTCCCAATCACAGCCCATACGTTCCTATTGGCATTGATTTATTTGCCTCCCCTCGGAAGATACATCACATTGCACAGCACATTGAACTACCCTTTCTCGGATCAGAATGTGAAGTACCTTCAATACTCATCGTTAACATACAG CTTCCTGCATATCCTGCTACCATGTATGGAGATAGTGATGGGGAAGGGATAAACCTTGTGATATATTTCAAATTGTTGGAAAATTTCGAGAAAGAAACTTCTCCTTTATTTGTGGAAAGTATAAAG AAACTTGTTAAAAATGAAATGGAAGTGGTGAAGGGATTTCCAAAGGAGTCTGTAGTCCCTTACAGAGAAAGGCTAAAGATAATGGTCAATCCCATAAATCCTGAAGAACTTGGCTTGAGTTCTGCAGAAAGAAAGCTTGTGCAAGCATACAAGGATAAACCGGTGCTTTCACGTCCCCAGCATTCTTTCTACaag GGACCTAATTACTTTGAGATTGACCTTGACGTACATCGGTTCAGCTATATATGTAGGAAAGGACTTCAAGCATTTAGAGAAAGATTAAAAAATGGGATATTTGATCTTGGACTAACAATTCAG GCACAAAAGAGCGAGGAACTGCCTGAGAAAGTTTTGTGTTGTGTTCGACTAAACAAGATCGATCTTGTAAATCTTGGACTGATGCCAACACTTGCAACTGCTCTCTGTAATGAATAA
- the LOC140834192 gene encoding uncharacterized protein isoform X2 — protein sequence MGGCASKPRKKLKSKAKYLYKSCKFRRKVAPSTLIGHNMDGEVYSGDFTFRDFVTTDTHNREMTSSRRSQVPNCSFHPPDRLQRNHKDVGPNEKRQEEEWFDSRSVLDSDAEDDFVSVDGDGFTLLDSATLRTSKSPVTQNESNSCFTDNGCNQQKRDCCKTEVFSSGEEYVKYDIKKKQIVHNSCLAKAEETCTKRMIVDLEHFGDKHEESKPDHSLTQFRSSENVSDLNQAPAFSGSTSIRKKALFMVTAVKRKHNDEDGQIDLHKITGSSKRCLDHPRAGFLIPVSLEEKPNQCCWCPVPPSAFKLRGENYFRDKKKYPAPNHSPYVPIGIDLFASPRKIHHIAQHIELPFLGSECEVPSILIVNIQLPAYPATMYGDSDGEGINLVIYFKLLENFEKETSPLFVESIKKLVKNEMEVVKGFPKESVVPYRERLKIMVNPINPEELGLSSAERKLVQAYKDKPVLSRPQHSFYKGPNYFEIDLDVHRFSYICRKGLQAFRERLKNGIFDLGLTIQAQKSEELPEKVLCCVRLNKIDLVNLGLMPTLATALCNE from the exons ATGGGTGGCTGTGCATCAAAGCCGCGTAAAAAACTGAAATCCAAGGCAAAGTACTTGTACAAGTCATGCAAGTTTCGCAGGAAGGTCGCCCCATCAACTTTGATAGGCCACAATATGGATGGGGAAGTTTACAGTGGTGACTTTACTTTCCGAGATTTTGTTACGACTGACACTCATAACAGGGAAATGACGAGCTCCAGGAGATCTCAGGTGCCGAATTGCAGTTTCCATCCGCCTGATCGGTTGCAGAGGAACCATAAAGACGTTGGCCCAAATG AAAAGCGGCAAGAGGAAGAATGGTTCGATTCTCGAAGCGTCCTTGATTCTGATGCTGAAGATGATTTTGTTAGCGTTGATGGAG ATGGTTTCACATTATTAGACAGTGCAACCTTGAGAACATCAAAAAGCCCCGTGACTCAAAATGAAAGCAACTCATGCTTCACAGATAATGGATGCAATCAACAAAAGAGAGATTGCTGTAAAACCGAAGTTTTTTCTAGTGGTGAAGAATACGTAAAATATGacattaaaaagaaacaaattgtTCATAATTCATGCCTGGCAAAAGCTGAAGAAACCTGCACCAAGAGGATGATAGTGGATTTAGAGCATTTCGGAGATAAACATGAAGAAAGCAAACCAGACCATTCATTGACGCAGTTTCGTTCTTCAGAGAATGTGTCGGACTTAAATCAGGCTCCAGCATTTTCAGGATCAACATCAATACGAAAGAAGGCATTATTTATGGTGACTGCTGTAAAGAGGAAGCATAATGATGAAGATGGTCAGATAGATCTCCATAAAA TTACAGGTTCCTCCAAGAGGTGTTTAGATCACCCTAGAGCAGGTTTCCTAATTCCAGTCTCATTGGAGGAGAAGCCAAATCAATGCTGCTGGTGCCCTGTTCCACCTTCTGCCTTTAAGCTACGCGGGGAGAATTATTTCAG AGATAAGAAGAAGTATCCCGCTCCCAATCACAGCCCATACGTTCCTATTGGCATTGATTTATTTGCCTCCCCTCGGAAGATACATCACATTGCACAGCACATTGAACTACCCTTTCTCGGATCAGAATGTGAAGTACCTTCAATACTCATCGTTAACATACAG CTTCCTGCATATCCTGCTACCATGTATGGAGATAGTGATGGGGAAGGGATAAACCTTGTGATATATTTCAAATTGTTGGAAAATTTCGAGAAAGAAACTTCTCCTTTATTTGTGGAAAGTATAAAG AAACTTGTTAAAAATGAAATGGAAGTGGTGAAGGGATTTCCAAAGGAGTCTGTAGTCCCTTACAGAGAAAGGCTAAAGATAATGGTCAATCCCATAAATCCTGAAGAACTTGGCTTGAGTTCTGCAGAAAGAAAGCTTGTGCAAGCATACAAGGATAAACCGGTGCTTTCACGTCCCCAGCATTCTTTCTACaag GGACCTAATTACTTTGAGATTGACCTTGACGTACATCGGTTCAGCTATATATGTAGGAAAGGACTTCAAGCATTTAGAGAAAGATTAAAAAATGGGATATTTGATCTTGGACTAACAATTCAG GCACAAAAGAGCGAGGAACTGCCTGAGAAAGTTTTGTGTTGTGTTCGACTAAACAAGATCGATCTTGTAAATCTTGGACTGATGCCAACACTTGCAACTGCTCTCTGTAATGAATAA
- the LOC140834192 gene encoding uncharacterized protein isoform X1 encodes MGGCASKPRKKLKSKAKYLYKSCKFRRKVAPSTLIGHNMDGEVYSGDFTFRDFVTTDTHNREMTSSRRSQVPNCSFHPPDRLQRNHKDVGPNAEKRQEEEWFDSRSVLDSDAEDDFVSVDGDGFTLLDSATLRTSKSPVTQNESNSCFTDNGCNQQKRDCCKTEVFSSGEEYVKYDIKKKQIVHNSCLAKAEETCTKRMIVDLEHFGDKHEESKPDHSLTQFRSSENVSDLNQAPAFSGSTSIRKKALFMVTAVKRKHNDEDGQIDLHKITGSSKRCLDHPRAGFLIPVSLEEKPNQCCWCPVPPSAFKLRGENYFRDKKKYPAPNHSPYVPIGIDLFASPRKIHHIAQHIELPFLGSECEVPSILIVNIQLPAYPATMYGDSDGEGINLVIYFKLLENFEKETSPLFVESIKKLVKNEMEVVKGFPKESVVPYRERLKIMVNPINPEELGLSSAERKLVQAYKDKPVLSRPQHSFYKGPNYFEIDLDVHRFSYICRKGLQAFRERLKNGIFDLGLTIQAQKSEELPEKVLCCVRLNKIDLVNLGLMPTLATALCNE; translated from the exons ATGGGTGGCTGTGCATCAAAGCCGCGTAAAAAACTGAAATCCAAGGCAAAGTACTTGTACAAGTCATGCAAGTTTCGCAGGAAGGTCGCCCCATCAACTTTGATAGGCCACAATATGGATGGGGAAGTTTACAGTGGTGACTTTACTTTCCGAGATTTTGTTACGACTGACACTCATAACAGGGAAATGACGAGCTCCAGGAGATCTCAGGTGCCGAATTGCAGTTTCCATCCGCCTGATCGGTTGCAGAGGAACCATAAAGACGTTGGCCCAAATG CAGAAAAGCGGCAAGAGGAAGAATGGTTCGATTCTCGAAGCGTCCTTGATTCTGATGCTGAAGATGATTTTGTTAGCGTTGATGGAG ATGGTTTCACATTATTAGACAGTGCAACCTTGAGAACATCAAAAAGCCCCGTGACTCAAAATGAAAGCAACTCATGCTTCACAGATAATGGATGCAATCAACAAAAGAGAGATTGCTGTAAAACCGAAGTTTTTTCTAGTGGTGAAGAATACGTAAAATATGacattaaaaagaaacaaattgtTCATAATTCATGCCTGGCAAAAGCTGAAGAAACCTGCACCAAGAGGATGATAGTGGATTTAGAGCATTTCGGAGATAAACATGAAGAAAGCAAACCAGACCATTCATTGACGCAGTTTCGTTCTTCAGAGAATGTGTCGGACTTAAATCAGGCTCCAGCATTTTCAGGATCAACATCAATACGAAAGAAGGCATTATTTATGGTGACTGCTGTAAAGAGGAAGCATAATGATGAAGATGGTCAGATAGATCTCCATAAAA TTACAGGTTCCTCCAAGAGGTGTTTAGATCACCCTAGAGCAGGTTTCCTAATTCCAGTCTCATTGGAGGAGAAGCCAAATCAATGCTGCTGGTGCCCTGTTCCACCTTCTGCCTTTAAGCTACGCGGGGAGAATTATTTCAG AGATAAGAAGAAGTATCCCGCTCCCAATCACAGCCCATACGTTCCTATTGGCATTGATTTATTTGCCTCCCCTCGGAAGATACATCACATTGCACAGCACATTGAACTACCCTTTCTCGGATCAGAATGTGAAGTACCTTCAATACTCATCGTTAACATACAG CTTCCTGCATATCCTGCTACCATGTATGGAGATAGTGATGGGGAAGGGATAAACCTTGTGATATATTTCAAATTGTTGGAAAATTTCGAGAAAGAAACTTCTCCTTTATTTGTGGAAAGTATAAAG AAACTTGTTAAAAATGAAATGGAAGTGGTGAAGGGATTTCCAAAGGAGTCTGTAGTCCCTTACAGAGAAAGGCTAAAGATAATGGTCAATCCCATAAATCCTGAAGAACTTGGCTTGAGTTCTGCAGAAAGAAAGCTTGTGCAAGCATACAAGGATAAACCGGTGCTTTCACGTCCCCAGCATTCTTTCTACaag GGACCTAATTACTTTGAGATTGACCTTGACGTACATCGGTTCAGCTATATATGTAGGAAAGGACTTCAAGCATTTAGAGAAAGATTAAAAAATGGGATATTTGATCTTGGACTAACAATTCAG GCACAAAAGAGCGAGGAACTGCCTGAGAAAGTTTTGTGTTGTGTTCGACTAAACAAGATCGATCTTGTAAATCTTGGACTGATGCCAACACTTGCAACTGCTCTCTGTAATGAATAA